From Clostridium sp. SY8519:
TTTTCTGACGCCGCCGCAATGTAAGGCTGCCCGTACAGGCTGAACGCGAAGAATACGATTCCGTTCAGCACAAATCCAAAGGCAATCCGGTCATACAGGGCTGAATAGTCTCTCCGGTTGTTCCAGATCAGATAAAAACCCGGAAACAGCAGCAAAAGCAGAGCGGCGAACCCTTCCATCTCAAATCCTGTCGGATGCTGAACCCGGGCAATAATTACTGTCACAAGGAAGAAATAATACACCGCCGCAACCACAGGACGTGTCTCCACCCGTTCCAGTTTCCGGTCTACGCTGAACCAGGTAATCAGAAACAGGATCACCGAAAAACAAATCCCCCGCAGTATCACATGCGGCAGAAGAAGGCTCAGAATATTGCTGTACAGCAGGGAGTAATAAAATGCCAGCAAGAAACAGCATAGGCTGAGGATACGGTTTCTGGTTTCTTGCTTCATATTTTCTGTCAGCCGAAACATTCCGTTCCAGATGGCCCGATGTGGTATCTGCAGGATCTGCATATTCATTCTCCCTATCTTCTGTATTTCTGTACCAGCCAGAGTGTCTGCATTCGCTCAAAGTAGTTTATCACAATTTCTCTGATTTTACTATATTATATCAGGTATCCCTGCTGCTTATCAGACGCTGCTGTCCTTCATTCCGCGGTTCTTCATTTTCTGTTTTTCACAGCATATACAGCATATTATACCGCGGAAAAAGCATCTGTACCTGCCTCTTTCTTAAGAATTCTTAAAGAACAGTTCGGTACAGATGCTTCTGCATAACGGTGTTTATCTTCGATTGATTCGCCTTCCGGTACATCTGCCGGATTTTCTGCATGCAGCAGTCGGATCTGTCAGGAAAATAATTTTTCATTCATGGTCAGCATATCCAGATCCGTCTCTGAATATTTCTGATACTGTTTCTGTGTTTTTACCGTATAGATACAGTAAATCAGCTTTCTCTTCTCCAGTTCTTTCTCTGTATTTTCCGTGAAACAGGAAGCGTTCTGGCTGACGCCGGCGTCCGAAAACAGAGAAAGATAGGTATAATCCGCGGAATCCAGCGTCCGGTTATAGAGGAACAGCACGCCGATATCCGGATCGATCGTATTTTTTATATCCTCCAGATACCCGGTTTCAAAGGAAATGATCATGCACTGTTTTTCCATCCCATAGGCTTTTATGGTATCCACGACTTTTTTCAGCATTTCCTTGCTGGAAACCTGTTTGATCTCCAGAACAGCAACCACGTGATACTCTTTGCAGACGCTCAGATATTCTTCAAAAGAAGGCACTTTTAATTCCTGCCTTACGCCATTTTTGTCTGTGTATGGAATGCGAAGCGCATCAATCTGTTTCTTCGTCATATCCATGACTTTTCCGGTTCCGTCTGTGGTCCGATTTACGGTGGCATCATGCATACACACCAGTTTTCCGTCTTTTGTATTATATAAATCTGTCTCGATTCCCCAGAATCCGGCCTTTCCCGCCTCTTCAAAGGCCAGGACCGTATTTTCCGGATATTCCGCGCTTAATCCCCGGTGCGCAATATAGAGCTGATCATTCGGATTCGCTTCTGAAGTTTCATCCGAATTTTCTTCCGAGTTCCCGGTCTGGCCCTCATCCGCAGTTCCCTCCGGGTTCCCGGTCTGACCTTCGTTTGCGGTCCCGGTCTGGTTCTCGTTTCCAGACTCTTCCGAATTCTCGGTCTGGGTCCCGCCTGCATTCTCTTCCGTAGTTCCGTTCTGGCTCTCATCCGCCAGCCCGAAATCATCCACCAGCGGAATCCATTTTTCCGCCGCGCTGCTTCGATTTTCCGGTTTTTCCTTCCGGAACAGGCCGCTGATCTGCCGGATTTTCGTACTGCTCAGCTTCGCCTTATCCCTGCGGCGGACATAGAATCGGTATTTATACCCTGCGTTCAGGATCACCCCATGTTTCTGCCATTTGCTTCTGGACACAAAAGTCCCGTTTTTCCGGTATGTGCAGTAGGCAAATTCGTAAGAAACAAAATCATCCAGACTGTAATACACCGGAGAGGACGGCGCTTCTGTCTGAATCATGGCTGCATGCCAGGTACTGGACCGGTACACGCCTTTTTCGTCCAGACGTCCCGTATCAAACAAGCCCAGTCCTTTCTTTTTCTTCCAGACTGCGGTCATACGCACGGTTCCCTTTTTCGCCAGATCACTGACTGACGCTCCCGGCTTGTACGTTTTACCTTTTACACGCCATCCGGCCAGTTCATAACCGGCCCGCAGAAATCCGCTTTTTGCCAGTTTGTATTTTTTGCCATAGACTGCTGTGCCGTCCGGAACCGAACCGGATTCCGCTCCCCCGCCTTCATAACGGATCCGGTATTTCCAGGATACCGTAACCTTACAGCGATACGACTGACCGCCGGCTTTTGCCGTAATGACCGCTGTTCCCTGTCTGCCGGCTGTGACTTTTCCTCTGGAAGAAACAGCTGCCACTTTCGCGGAAGAGGAATGCCAGGTAACTTTCTTTCCGGTGCCTTTCAGGGCCAGTGTGCCGGTTCCCTTGTATCCCAGTGTCATGGTTTTTGCGGACAATACCGGCTGCTGTACACTGACGGTGCAGCGATACTGTTTTTTGCCGATTTTCGCGGTAATCACCGCTTTCCCTTTGGAAGCGCCTCGTACGGTGCCGTTTTTTGACACTGCGGCAACTTTTTTATTCGAAGTGGACCAGCTGATTTTTTTCCGGCTGTATTTCTTCGCGTTGGTAAACTTCAGCTGATACTTCTGTCCCTTCACCAGCGTCATGCTGGTACGGTTCAACGGTGATTTTCCGGCTGCCTGCGCCGGTTCCGCATGAATCATCCCCGCAGTCACACTGGTTGCCAGCAAGGCTGCCGTCAGTATTCTCATGTGTTTTTCTGCTGTCTTCTTCATACGTTCCTCACACTTCTTCTTCATTCTATTACTCTGTTACTGCGCAGCTGCGGAAAGCCTCCGGGAACGGGCCGCTTTCCACCAGGTCACTGCTCCATATAAGATAATTCCTGCCAGGATGGTTCCAATCAGAATCGCAAGCAGCAGATTCCGTCCGCCCAGACGGGAAGCAAGACAGGCGCCCGCAAAATCTCTGGTCAGATTCTGCACCAGGTATACCGGAAGGCTGATTTTTCCCAGGAAATATAAAAATCTGTGGTCAAACAGCCGGGATCCGTATGAGATTCCGCTAAACGAAATACCGGTGGCAATTGTCAGCGCGATGACAGCACTTCCCAGATACGGCCGTGTAAAATCTTTTGACATCGAATAGTACACAACCATTACATACAGAAGAATCTCCAGCACCGTAATTCCGAGGCGCAGGACCGGAGAGTATTTTTTCTGTTTCAGCACACGCACTGCTTCATAGACAAACATCCCCAGTGAAATCTCCGCAAAGGCGCGAATCACGCCATTGGTCAGGAAGCCGCTCAGCCCGCCGGCATCTCCCAGGGTACCGTTTTTCGCGATCAGCATGCCGGTCAGCAGGAAGCCTGCCAGCGGCGCCACAATCCGCACATAGACGTCATAGTGTCTGCGGGCCAGCGGATAGATCACGGCCAGTGCCAGCAGCATGGCGGAAATGTACCACTCTACGCCGATCAGCGCGTCTGTCTGATAACCGCTCATCTGCAGGAAAAACAGGCTGGGGAACCCCTTGATCAGGATCTCCAGAAATCCCTTCTCCAGTACCAGCATCCGAAAAAGAAAGGTCAGGATAATGATAATGACGTGATACGGCAGGATGGAGGAAATCTTTTTTGCCATAAATTTCCAGGTAGCGCTGCCCAGAGGGACTTCCTGCTCCCGCACTTTACAGATTGCCATGGCTGTCAGGAATCCGCTGACCAGGAAAAAGAATTCCACACCCAGAAATCCCTTGTTAAAGAAAGACAGATGATCGGTAAATTCCCATCCCCTGCTTTTGTAATCACCGCCGGTATGGTAACAGAGAATCATCATACAAAAGCAAAAGCGCAGGAGTTCAATTTTTCCCACGCGTCTGCCTGATCTGCGGGCCATCAGCGCCGCTCCTTCATACTGCGGATCAACCGGTCAAACATCTCCTCCAGCCCTGCTGTGGCCTTCCAGCCCAGTGCGTTCAGCTTTCCGGAATCCAGCCGGATCACCATCTCCGGATTGTATCCAAAGGATGCCAGATCCTCCGGCACCTCGATACGGACCGCAACCTTCTGATCCGGGTAAAGCTCTGCAGTCAGACAGGCCATTTCATAAATGGAACACGCAGTGTCCATATTCGTTACATTATAGGCTTCTCCGGTTTTCCCTTTTGTCAGTATGGTCAGAATCGCGGTAACCGCATCTCTGACATAGCAGTAACTCCGCACGGTTTTTCCCTGGGTATGCAGAACAATGTCTTTTCCTTCTATCACATCCCGGGCAAATTCCGCAAACACCCGCCCGTCGTCATACTGTACGCCGGGACCGAAGGTCTGTGAAAGCCGGGCTACACGCACCGGCACGCCATATTCAGCCGCATAGGACGCGCAGAGACACTCCACCAGACGCTTGCCTTCCGAGTAGGAACTGCGCACGCTCATGGAATCGATATAGCCCGCGTCGTCTTCTTTGATGGTGCCTTTGGTCTGTTCCCCCCGCGGAGTGCCATACACTTCCAGCGAGGAAAGATAGACCATGCCTTCCACCTGATGCTCCCGGGCCAGCCGCAGCACATGGTCTGTGCCGTCAATGGCCGTGTGGATCGTCTCCACCGGGTGCTCCACGAAATAGCGGGAGCCCGTCGGACTGGCCGTATGGATGATATAATCAATGGTTCCTTCATAGGAAATCGGCGCGTCCAGACCGCCTTCCGCGATCACCAGATGGGCATCCTCCTTCTGGTCCGCAAATACTTCTGCTGCCTTGTCCGCATTTCTCACGTAAGCAATGACTGTAATCTCTGCCCCCTGCCGGCTGCAGGCCAGCAGTGTCCTGCAGATCTGCGAACCGATCAGCCCGGTGGCACCGGTAATAAAGACCGTTTTCCCACGGAGCGCCTCTGTATCGATGCTTTCAGCTGCAAGCGCGGCGTCCTCCGCTGTGAACGAATCGTAGTATTTATTCATGTCTGTCCTCTTTCGCCTCATCTTCCCCGGATGTCTCTTCCCGGAAATAATTCATTCTGGCTCTGGTTCCGTTTGTCAGGCCGAAACCGAAGGCCTGCTCATTTTCACGATACTGCAGCAGCGCGCGGAAAATGTATACATCCTCCGGCGTCGTTACCTTGATATTTCCGCGGTTGCCGGGAACCATATGCACCGGAATATCCAGCGCCTTGCAGATCGTGCAGTTGTCCACCATGTTTTCATAGCCGGACGGCGTCTGCCGGATCCGGTTATGCGCTTCGATAATGTCTTTTAACACAAAGGTCTGGGGCGCCTGTGCCGCATAGGTATCTTTCCTGTAAGGCACGCTTTCCACAAACTCTCCGTCCTTGCTCAG
This genomic window contains:
- a CDS encoding glycerophosphodiester phosphodiesterase family protein; this translates as MKKTAEKHMRILTAALLATSVTAGMIHAEPAQAAGKSPLNRTSMTLVKGQKYQLKFTNAKKYSRKKISWSTSNKKVAAVSKNGTVRGASKGKAVITAKIGKKQYRCTVSVQQPVLSAKTMTLGYKGTGTLALKGTGKKVTWHSSSAKVAAVSSRGKVTAGRQGTAVITAKAGGQSYRCKVTVSWKYRIRYEGGGAESGSVPDGTAVYGKKYKLAKSGFLRAGYELAGWRVKGKTYKPGASVSDLAKKGTVRMTAVWKKKKGLGLFDTGRLDEKGVYRSSTWHAAMIQTEAPSSPVYYSLDDFVSYEFAYCTYRKNGTFVSRSKWQKHGVILNAGYKYRFYVRRRDKAKLSSTKIRQISGLFRKEKPENRSSAAEKWIPLVDDFGLADESQNGTTEENAGGTQTENSEESGNENQTGTANEGQTGNPEGTADEGQTGNSEENSDETSEANPNDQLYIAHRGLSAEYPENTVLAFEEAGKAGFWGIETDLYNTKDGKLVCMHDATVNRTTDGTGKVMDMTKKQIDALRIPYTDKNGVRQELKVPSFEEYLSVCKEYHVVAVLEIKQVSSKEMLKKVVDTIKAYGMEKQCMIISFETGYLEDIKNTIDPDIGVLFLYNRTLDSADYTYLSLFSDAGVSQNASCFTENTEKELEKRKLIYCIYTVKTQKQYQKYSETDLDMLTMNEKLFS
- a CDS encoding acyltransferase, yielding MARRSGRRVGKIELLRFCFCMMILCYHTGGDYKSRGWEFTDHLSFFNKGFLGVEFFFLVSGFLTAMAICKVREQEVPLGSATWKFMAKKISSILPYHVIIIILTFLFRMLVLEKGFLEILIKGFPSLFFLQMSGYQTDALIGVEWYISAMLLALAVIYPLARRHYDVYVRIVAPLAGFLLTGMLIAKNGTLGDAGGLSGFLTNGVIRAFAEISLGMFVYEAVRVLKQKKYSPVLRLGITVLEILLYVMVVYYSMSKDFTRPYLGSAVIALTIATGISFSGISYGSRLFDHRFLYFLGKISLPVYLVQNLTRDFAGACLASRLGGRNLLLAILIGTILAGIILYGAVTWWKAARSRRLSAAAQ
- a CDS encoding NAD-dependent epimerase/dehydratase family protein, which codes for MNKYYDSFTAEDAALAAESIDTEALRGKTVFITGATGLIGSQICRTLLACSRQGAEITVIAYVRNADKAAEVFADQKEDAHLVIAEGGLDAPISYEGTIDYIIHTASPTGSRYFVEHPVETIHTAIDGTDHVLRLAREHQVEGMVYLSSLEVYGTPRGEQTKGTIKEDDAGYIDSMSVRSSYSEGKRLVECLCASYAAEYGVPVRVARLSQTFGPGVQYDDGRVFAEFARDVIEGKDIVLHTQGKTVRSYCYVRDAVTAILTILTKGKTGEAYNVTNMDTACSIYEMACLTAELYPDQKVAVRIEVPEDLASFGYNPEMVIRLDSGKLNALGWKATAGLEEMFDRLIRSMKERR